In Galactobacillus timonensis, the genomic window TGTTTGATCCGCAATGGACAAGCATTGCGATGGGAAACGGCAGCGAGCAGCTGAAGAAGCAGGCCGACTATGTGACGGCTTCCAACGTGGATGACGGGATTCTTAAGGCATGCCGGCATTTCGGCTGGATTGATCCGGCAGTGGATGATGAATTCCCGCTTTAGAATCATCGATTCTGCGTTGCGTGGGGAAAATGGCTGTGCTATCATATGGTCTGCGTCCATCGAACGCGTCACTGTTCCGCTGGTAGACTACAGGGCCATGAGCAGGTGATCAATCGGAAATTATGAAGGAGATTTTAAGATGAAACTCGATTTGATTGAGAAGATCACTAAGGATCAGATCCGCAACGACATTCCTGAATTTACACCTGGCGATACGATTCGCGTTTATGTCCGTATTCGTGAAGGCAGCAAGTCCCGTATTCAGATGTTTGAGGGTGTTGTCGTCGCTATGCAGAGCGGCGGCGTGGGGGAGACCTTCACGGTTCGCAAGATGTCCAATGGTGTCGGCGTTCAGAGAACATTCCCGAAGAACAGCCCGATCATTGATCACATTGAAGTTGCCCGTAAGGGTAAGGTTCGCCGCGCTAAGCTTGGCTATCTCAAGGGACTTTCCGCTAAGAATTCCCGTATCAAGGAAGACCGCTGAGTACAAAGAGAAAGACTTCGGTCTTTCTCTTTTTTTGCGCCTTGTCTATAATTTGCATATATGTCTGAAAAACCAAAGCAGGATGATCAGCTTCAGGAAACGGTGATGCTCGCGGTCGTTGAGGGAGAGCGTGATGAGACGCACCCGGACAGTGACCTGAAACCGAAACCGGAGCCGGAAAAAAAGAAGAAAAAGAAGAACAGGAAGAAGGCGGAACAGAGACGGGAAGATGCGCTGGATTTTTTCCGTACGCTGATTATCAGTATGGCGGTGCTCTTCGTGCTGAGCCGTTTTGTGTGGCGCCCGATCCGTGTGCAGGGCAGTTCCATGTATCCGACGCTTGAGTCGGGATCTCTTGGCATGAGCAACGTCATCGGGTATAAGACGAAGGGTCTGCAGCGCTTTGACATCGCAATCATCTACATTGCGGATAAGAAGGAATATCTGGTGAAGCGCGTCGTCGGCCTTCCGGGAGAAACGATCGAGTACAAGGATAACGAGCTGTTTGTCAACGGTGAAAAGGTGGCGGAAACGTTCCTTGATCCGGATTACATGAAGTCGAGCGGCGATGTCTTTACCGGTGATTTCGGCCCGATTACGCTGGGTGAGGATGAGTATTACTGTCTTGGCGACAACCGGCCGGTATCGAACGATTCCCGCTATTACGGTCCGTTCTCGAGTGATCAGATTGTGGCAAAGGGTGCCTTCATCTTCTGGCCGTTCAGTGATTTCGGAGTGAAGTCATGGTAGATGTGCAGTGGTATCCGGGCCATATGGAAAAGGCCCGCCGTGACATGCAGGAGTCGCTGAGGGCGGTGGACCTGATTGTTGAGATCCGTGACGCAAGAGTCCCTGATGCTTCGCGAAATCCATTGCTCGATACGATGGGACAGGGAAAGGGCAGGCTGATTGTGCTGTCAAAGGCGGATCTGGCCGATCCTGTCGAGACGCAGCGTTGGATCGATACTCTTACCAAAGAGGATCAGAAGGCGATGGCACTCGATATTGCCCACGATCCTTCGGCAAAGAAGATCGTTCTTGAGCAGCTTCATGAACTTGGCAAACCGAAGATTGAACGCATGGTGCGCAGGGGTATTCGCCCCCGTGCCCTGCGGGCGATGGTATGCGGCATTCCCAATGCCGGAAAGTCGACGCTGATCAACCGGATTAGCGGAAAGAACCGTGTCCGTACGGAAGACCGTCCGGGTGTTACGCGTTCTCTTGCCTGGATCCATGCGGATAAGACGATGGATCTTCTTGATACGCCGGGTGTTCTATGGCCGAAGTTTGATGATCCAAGGACCGGTTCATTGCTGGCGGCGACAGGTGCGGTCAATGAATCCATTCTTGATCTCAAGGAAATTGCGATGGATACGATGCATGTGATCCGTCAGTACTATCCGGATGCGTTAAGTGAAGCATATCAGTGTGATCCGGATACGCGAATCGATGTGATGCTGGAGAAGATCGCTGCTGCCCGTCACGCCCTCAAGGAAAATAATGAGCCGGATACGGACCGTGCGGCTGTAATCTTCCTGCATGAACTGAGGGAAGGGAAGCTTGGTCGTATCACGCTGGAGCATGTTGATGCCTAAGAAGGTATGTGAAAACAGCTACGAACACGATGCCTGGGCCGATGGAAGACTGGTGCTTGGCATCGATGAGGCCGGACGCGGTCCTTTGGCCGGCCCACTGTCCGTTGCCGGTGTTATTTTTCCGATCGGCTACGAAAATCCGGGCATTTATGATTCCAAGGCACTGAGTGAAAAGAAGAGGGAAGAGCTGTACCGTGTCATTCAGGAAGAGGCGCTGTGGTTTGAAGTCATCGAAGTTTCTCCGGCAGAGATCGACCATTACAATATCTACCGCGCGGATCAGCTCGCCTTTGAGGCAATCGCTGATCACGCAGCACAGGCCGGCCTCGTTCTTACCGATGCGATGCCTTTGCCGGATGTACGAGACCGGAAGGTTGTGTCTTTGGTGAAGGGGGATCAGAAGAGCATTTCGATTGCGGCGGGATCCATTCTTGCAAAGGTGACACGGGATCATCTGATGATGCAGTATGATCAGGAATATCCGGGATACGGCTTTGCCAAAAACAAGGGCTATCCCACCAGGGAACATCTTGCGGCATTGGACCGTCTTGGCGTCACTCCGATTCACCGGCGCAGTTATGGTCCGGTTGCGGTACGGCAGATGAAGCTGGACCTGTTCGCAGAAGAAAACGGAAATAACGAAAAAGAATAATCGGGAAAACGCCTTTGCCTTCTCTTTAGAACAGTGGAGGCGTTTTTATGAATGAAAGGGAACGTTTGATCAGCTATGCGATGGTCTATGGAGGCGACTGGGAAAAGATTACGGCCGCTGTCAGTGACCGTCGCGAAATACGCAGCTGCCCCTCGCCGGATGCGGCGATTACGATCTATGATGCACAATATCCCGATCGTCTGCGTCAGCTCCGCTATCCACCCTGGGTATTGTTCTACCGGGGAAAGATCGAGCTTCTAGGGCGCCCGTCCGTCACTATCATCGGTTCACGCAAAATGACCAGCTATGCCGCGGAAACAACGCTCCGGCTGGCGGGGAAGATCAGCCGGCACTGTCCGGTGGTGTCAGGTCTTGCCAAAGGCGTAGA contains:
- the ylqF gene encoding ribosome biogenesis GTPase YlqF — encoded protein: MVDVQWYPGHMEKARRDMQESLRAVDLIVEIRDARVPDASRNPLLDTMGQGKGRLIVLSKADLADPVETQRWIDTLTKEDQKAMALDIAHDPSAKKIVLEQLHELGKPKIERMVRRGIRPRALRAMVCGIPNAGKSTLINRISGKNRVRTEDRPGVTRSLAWIHADKTMDLLDTPGVLWPKFDDPRTGSLLAATGAVNESILDLKEIAMDTMHVIRQYYPDALSEAYQCDPDTRIDVMLEKIAAARHALKENNEPDTDRAAVIFLHELREGKLGRITLEHVDA
- the lepB gene encoding signal peptidase I, with translation MSEKPKQDDQLQETVMLAVVEGERDETHPDSDLKPKPEPEKKKKKKNRKKAEQRREDALDFFRTLIISMAVLFVLSRFVWRPIRVQGSSMYPTLESGSLGMSNVIGYKTKGLQRFDIAIIYIADKKEYLVKRVVGLPGETIEYKDNELFVNGEKVAETFLDPDYMKSSGDVFTGDFGPITLGEDEYYCLGDNRPVSNDSRYYGPFSSDQIVAKGAFIFWPFSDFGVKSW
- the rplS gene encoding 50S ribosomal protein L19; translation: MKLDLIEKITKDQIRNDIPEFTPGDTIRVYVRIREGSKSRIQMFEGVVVAMQSGGVGETFTVRKMSNGVGVQRTFPKNSPIIDHIEVARKGKVRRAKLGYLKGLSAKNSRIKEDR
- a CDS encoding ribonuclease HII, producing MPKKVCENSYEHDAWADGRLVLGIDEAGRGPLAGPLSVAGVIFPIGYENPGIYDSKALSEKKREELYRVIQEEALWFEVIEVSPAEIDHYNIYRADQLAFEAIADHAAQAGLVLTDAMPLPDVRDRKVVSLVKGDQKSISIAAGSILAKVTRDHLMMQYDQEYPGYGFAKNKGYPTREHLAALDRLGVTPIHRRSYGPVAVRQMKLDLFAEENGNNEKE